The Fervidicoccus fontis Kam940 DNA window GCCCTGAAGGGTATGAGGGTTAGGTTTTCAATTAGAGCTTCACGCCCGCAACTTCATCTAGGGGTTCAGAAGTCTCACCGCTCCCCTTTTCGCAGGTAAATATTCCACGATTTTAATCACGAACCAAATTACTTAAAACCTTTGCCCATTCATTTTCTCGATACAATGTGAGGTTTCTTGAGCGTCCATCTTTATAAATTCTAAAATGAGCATGTTCTATTCCCTATATCATCATTAGCCTTAGGAAGAACTATACTTTCTAGAGAAGCCGGTTTCACCAAGTGTCTTATCCTGCCACTTCTAGGAGTGTATGGGCCAAATAAAATGTCCCTTTTTTCGATAATTTTTATCTTTTCCAACTTTTCTGAAGTTTTGAATCCACAATTATCGCATTTATATCCCTTTCCTTTTCCAGCACTTTTAAGCCTTTTTCCGCACTTAGGACACAGAGGATTAAGCTCCTTTACGGTCGGGGATAGAAAGTATACCCATAGTTTTTCGGCTTCAAATATAATACCTTCATCCTTTTTCTCAACGGCTCCTCCCAATATTCCTATGTTATCACCTTCCTTTAACCTAGAAGCTATCTCATTCATCGGATTAGTTTCAGAGTAAAAAATTACATCGATAGTTCCGCTTCCATCAGAAACTTCAATTAATACATGTCCTCCTTTCTTTACCTCCGGCTTTTTAGTTACAGTACCATATATGTAAGCAGCTTGATATACTCTTAGATCGTTTATTCTTCTGAAAACTTTATGTGCATCAGTATGCTGGTTTGTCTTAAAAATGCACCATTCCCAAATTTTTTCTTCTATCTTCAGTTTATAGAATGCATCAACCATATCTTTAGGCTCATATCCTCTTATGCCTATAAGCACGGGATCTGGACCCTTCGGTGAAGCAACTAAAAGTTTTCTTTTCTCGTCAAAATTGTTAAAAAGAGTTTTATACGAAAGTAAAACTTTTCCTGCAGTTAAATTATCTATCTTTCTCTCTCCGGTTTCTCCTGGCATTCTATATGCTAAAAGTTCGAAAGTTGAGTCATCTCCGCTGTACATATATCCTAATGCAGAAACCGCTCCTATAATGCTCTTTTCTCCTTCAAATACCAAGCCAAACTTGTCTGCAAATCTTATTCCCTCTATTATAGGAACGTAATCTGAAAGTGCTTTTTTATAAATGTTATACGCTTCTTTTTTGACGATATCTACCGGATCTTCAGAAATTAGTATTGTCCCCTTTCCATTTCTTTCGTTTGTGCTAGAATATTTCTCTGAGTATCTTCTATGCAACGACAAAATTTTTTCTACAGATGATCCGCTACTGACATCAACAAGAAATGAAACAGACGCGTTTCCTCTAGTTTTTAGAGGGATGTTAGGATTAAGCCTAACCAAATAAGGTCCTTTAACTAATTTTGCTCCATTTATCTCCTTTAAAATTTTTTTAATTAAAAAAATTGTGTAATGGGTTGTACACCCAGAAAAGTTAGTATCGTAACCATCAAGTGTTATTGCTAAATGCTTCACTTCCTCTTTAGCTCCTTCCCCTCAACAACTATCATTGTAAGGGTAGATCTTACTTTAGGCAGTTTTCTTATATGTGAAGCGATTATTTCTTTAAGTTTATCCATAGTATCTGCTTCAACCTTCGCGATTACGTCATAAACTCCATATACTACGTAAGCTTCTGTTACTTCATTTATTTTTGTTATATCATTGAATACTTCTTCTTCACTTCCAATTTCTGCATTAATTAGTACAATTGCAGATGGCATTTAATTTTCCACCTATATATTATTTCTATGTCATCATATTTAAATAATATGCTTTTATTCAATTTTAACTAATAGTTAAAATTAAATACAAAAAGAAAGACGGCCTTAAAATTAGAATATACTTTAGCGATATTAAATCTGAAATAATAAAGTCAATAATACAATAATCAAGCAGATAGCTTGATATAATGTCGATCCTATGAATCGTGAATTCCTAAAATGGTTGTTTTTCCATTAAAGATTTCTTGTGTTTCTTCAAAGTTTCTCTCTGATCTTATATCCGTGATTTCTTATTCCAGAAAAATAAACATCTGCATCTATATCTTTTTTATAAATTTCTTTCTCTATCTTTTTTCTGATTTCTTCTTCTTTTTCAACTTCGTAAAAACCATATGCGGCAGGTCCCCAGCTGCTTTGACCTATACCTACTGTGCCTGAATGCCTTAAAACTTCGACTGCCTTTTCTGTCTCTTCAGAAGAAAATTCTCCGCCTTGATATTTACTGAAATACTCGCCCATGTGTTTCTGTATGTCTTCAATCCCTTTTCCAAAAAGCCCAATATTTTTAGAAATCAAGCCTCTTATTGTTTTTTCCCAAAGAGATAGCCTTAGTTTTCTTCCAAGTTCTTTTTCTTCATTCGGACTCAGCATAAATTTTTCATCTTCTTCCTTCAAACCTATTTTTTTTCTAGGTACTATTATTACTACTTTCCATCCATAAGGAAATGATATCCTTGTAATGAGTTGTGGGAGGTCTTTAACTTTTGACGGAGGTTCCAGTTTATTCTCTTTACTGAACCTACCACTGTCTACCAAAAATCCCCCATAAATAAAGCCATATATGCCTATTCCAGATATCGTCCCTCTGCCGGCTAGAACTGCTATTTTCTTCAAGTTTATTTTTTTACTGCATATCACAGATAAACCTTTAGCTATAGAAAGGGATAGCTGAGTCGTAGACCCTAGACCTTTTTGACTTGGAGGAGATGTCACAATGCTATATGACACATTCCCTTCTCCACATATATTCAGGTGATAACGGAATATTTTAGCTTCTTCTTTCTTGTATTCATCGCTTTTTTTCTCCTCAATTTTTACGATTGTCTTTGGCTCTTCAATATAAACACCTAAGCTTCCATAAAACCAATTCCCTTCTTTAATGTTGTAAAAACCTAAATGCAATCTGCTACCAGCTTCAACATATATCAAAGCTACCTACCTTGTATGTCTTTTATGAACTCTTCTTCTATTTCCAACACATCTTTTTCGTTACTTGCTTTCACATAATCAATTATCAACTTACTGTTTAAAGAGAAAAAGTTTTCTCCCCATTTAAAATACGAGAGTATTTCCTTTGCCCTCTCTATGCAACCCAAAATTATCAAAGCGGCTGCCAGAGCTTCCGCACTACTTAGTTTATACGCAATGCCATAATTTATAGGATTAGAAGCGATAAATATAGGCAATCTTCTTCTTACACCAAACTTAAATGGAAAAACTTCTCCTCCTTTTTCAAGAATTTTATTCCATGACCTATCAACGACTAATATTCCGTTTAAATTATACGAAATATCGTCCTTTGAAATAACTTTTTGAGAGAAAGGATCTAAGACAATAAATTTCCCTCTCAGCTTTCTAGGATCTCCCACTCTAGTCGCAACCTTCAGCTTGTACAACTTCACAGCTGTGCTGGCCTTATAGTAATCTTCACTAATTCTGTAAACATAAATTTTTAAATTGCTACAATAGTTTTGCAATAGCAATACACCATTAAATTTCTAAACAGACATATCTCTATCCCATTTATCTATAGAAGTTAATGCTATTAGAGAAACCAACTTTTTTTCTATATCCTCACTTTTTCCCTCGAACCTTTTCCCGAATATGTACATAAAAGAATCTAGAGGGCAAAATTTACACTTAAGATTAACTCCAATAGGTTTTTTTGTAACAATGAGGTAGATTTTTTCTTCATTACCAATATCTTTAAGGAGAGACTCAACATCTTTAGCTTGTTTCCTCATAGTCAATCTTCTTATAACCTCGAACTGAAAATTTCTCAGTGAAACTCCTTTGCTTTTAGCATTTAATGCCTCTTCCATAGCCTTAGCTGCATGAATACACGAAAAGATAAGCTTGGATGGAATCTCTATCTGCTCCACAACATATTGAAGATCAGCTTTTTCATCGCTCATGTGAAAGAAAAAAACTTCCTTTCCTACAATAATCTTAATATTCGCACAGATCTCTTTGACACAATTAGAATTCGTAGCTAGACCACCTGGAGTAACTCAAAAACTTGCCTTGTTCTTAATTTTTGTACTTTAATGTATAGTTTCAGGATTGAAAAATGAACGTTCTGATATTATAAGCGTTATTATTCTCTTGACCTCTTCATAACTTAGCCCGAGCTTATCAGAAAATTCCTTTGAAATCTTTTCTACGTCTATTGTTGCTCTGCTTATAATTTTATATTCTGCTTGAACTAACGCCTCAATGGTCTCCCTCTTTTCCCAAGGAAAAACTATCCACTTATCTGTTTCCCCATAGTAGTAATCAGGAATAATTACGCTCCAAGGCTTTACATAAAGAGAAACTGTCTTTAAATTTTTCGGACCATAAAAATTTATAGCACTCAAAGCGGTCTGCAAGCTTTTTCCCGAATCTGCGACATCATCAACGAGAAGCACATTCTTGTTTCTAATATCTAAAACCAGCGGTTGCGTTATAACAGGTCTTTCCATTTTTTCCTCTATTCCTTTATAGAACTTTATTTCTATAGCTCCAATATCCTTTATTCCTAAAAAGTCTGCAAATATCCTTGCTGGAATCCAACCACCTCTTAAAATTCCAACAACAACATTTGGATTAAAATTGCTTTCTATAATTTTTTCCGAGATCGCAGCTACAGCATTTTCTATATCTTCCCATTTTAAAGTAAGGAACTTATTATCAGCGCTCATACTCATCCACCGTGGCTTACAGGTATTATTGTAACCTTATCACTATCTTTCACTACCGGATCGTCTCCAAAAACTCTGTAATCGGCGCCATTAAGCAAAAAAATGTAATTTCCACTTGGCTTACCTTCCAAATCTAATATATCTGGAAGCTTGGGTATCAAAAATTTAAGAGCTTCGCTCAATTTTTCAGCTTTTACATTTATTTTTTCACTACCGACTTTTTCAATTAAATTAGCTATAAGTGTTATTTCTACCAATTTTTCTCCCAATATTTTTTTATTGCAATTCTCCTCTTTGCTTTGTTACTTTTACTAAATGAGTTATGTAACCTGCAATTTTGTTGCTTACTCTTTTGCTATTTACATCGACAAGCTTTCTTATCAATTGCTTATTTTCTTCAAAATCTTCTGTAAATAAATCTGGATGAGCTGTAATTAGTTTCCTAGCCGTTCTCTTAACCATTGCTGTTCTTACCTTTCCCATTTTAAACATCACCAATTATTCACTTTTATTTAAAGCTCATGATATGAATTGATTTAAAAATAAGTTTATAAATCTGACATTAAACTGAGGATGTTTAGATAACATATAAAAGCCTTTAATATTTTTTAATAAAGTGATGATACGTAATGAAAATCAAGCTTCTTCTTCCACGTAAGATTACTAATATGAGTTTAGAAGAAGCGATTTTAAATCGCAGTAGTAAAAGGAGTTTTAAGAAAGACCCCCTAAAATTTGAGCATTTATCTATTATTCTTTGGTCAGCCCAAGGTTTAGTAGAAAGTAAGAAACAGGGGTTGGCAAAAAGAGTGGCACCAAGCGCAGGTGCAACATATCCATTCGAGGTTTTTGTAGCTATAGGAGAAAACAGCATATGTGAAGGGCCTCAAATAATTAGCGGTATATACAAATATATTTCTGAAGAGCACTCTATTAAGCTCAAATTGGAAGGCGATAAAAGAGACGATCTGGCCAGAGCAGCCTATTCACAGAACTCTATAGTACAAGCACCAATATCTATTATATTAGTAGCAAAATATGAAATAACAACACAAGTATATGGAGATAGAGGTATAAGGTACGTTCACTTTGAAGCGGGTCATATAGGTCAAAATATTTATTTGATGGCAACAGCACTAGGATTAGGTACTGTAGCAATAGGAGCATTTGATGATGATGCGGTTTCTGAAGTTTTACATTTAGAGAAGGAGGAAAAACCTCTGTATATATTTCCTATTGGATTTCCAAAATCAATCTCTAAAAGAAGTTTTGATTTGTTTTAAATTCATAAATGATAATAGAACCAGCTAGATATTTGAAGTTTAGATTATCTATATTTTAGCTTTTCAACCAAGGTTTCAACTAGGCTTCGAATTTCAAGAAACTAACGATTGTTCCCTAAAAAAGAATTATTATTGCATATATTCATTTATGAAGCCAACCTATAATTAATCCTATAATAAATCCAGCAAGAACAGGACCAATTAGCAAGATACTCAGAAACTTTGCAAACTGAATTACATATTGCATATATTCTTTTGCTTCAGTCAAATTTCCAAATAAATTGCCATTCGAACCTGAAATAGACCAAACATTTAATATCGCGCCTGCTATTATAACAAGGACAAAAGCAATAATATATTTGAAAGCTTTTGCTAATATATATCCAAGCAGTATCCCCAAGACTAATTGTATAATTATAGCTAGTAGAACCTTAGGGTTTGACTGTATATACTGAAAATAGTTTAGTGTGATGTTTTCGCCTAAAGTAGAAGAATTACTTTCTAGATACACAATTTCCATCATTATATCTCAACAAATATCTTTTTATTTTATTTATATAAAAAACTTTTATTGTAGTATTCCTCTAGTCCTTTAAATTACCATTCTTCCTCCTCTTCTTCCTCTTCCTCCTCTTCTTCCCACCATTCCTCCTCTTCTTCCTCTTCCCACCATTCTTCATCTTCTGACATCAAAATGTAACACCTCATGTTTTTAGTCTAATGAGTTTTTAGTGAATTATAACTTTTCTCTATTTTGTCCTTTTTTAAACTTAACTCACATCATTTTTATATAAAGGAATAAAAATGGTTACCAATGAGGATCCCGCTATAACCCGTCTTCTGTAGTTTCAGCGGTATTCAGCTAAGCGATCCTCTTGCCCATCATGCGGCTTCTCATCTGGGCAAGATCTTGCTCCTTGGGGGTCGGCCGTTTCATCGTAACTCCGGTATCTTCAACCTTTTCTGACCGTTACCGGTCAGAATTTTAGGTATCATAATCATCTGACCGGAGTTCGTCTCGTTTCTGTGCCGTTGCCAGGGGATCTCCCCCTGCCTCTAAAGAGGCCCCAATGCCACAGGGAGGACGGTGTTTCCTCAGGACCAAGGTCCCGTAAACCGCTAGCGGGATCCTCTATTATTTTTAAATAATAAGTATAATATTTTAAAGATTATCTATTATGCTCCTTTATGATGATTTCTTTCCTATAAAATCTTTATTAATTATTAATATTTAATTTAAGTTATAAGGTATAGCATAAATATGTTTATTTTCAAGAGAGTGGTTTAATGTCAAAAAAAGAAGAAGGTTCGAGGAATGAATTTCCCCGTCCCGACGAATCTTCAGTAGTATGTGTAGTCGAAAAAATTCTTGGAGGAGATCACTTCATTGCCAAATGTAGCGATGGAAAGAAGAGGCTAACAAGAATACCTGGAAGACTTAGAAGGAAAATGTGGATTAAAGAAAGAGATGTAGTTCTAGTGGCACCTTGGGACATGCAATCTGATACTAAAGCAGATCTTTTATACAAATATTCTAATAATGAAGTAAGAAAGCTTGTACAAGAAAAATTGATTCCTCCTGAGCTACTTGAGGGTGCTTAAATCTGTTAGAAAATTCTGATTCCATTGATGATTTTATATCATTAAAAAGTAAAAAAGAGGAAAAAAAGGAAAAAACTGAAGACCTTATTAAGACTGTAGAAGAGGTCTTTGATTCATTTACTATTAAGTCTTTATATGAGATAATGAGAAAGTTAGATCTCATTAAAATAAGCGGTGTAGTAAGCGCTGGCAAAGAATCGAGGGTTTACAGAGGTATTGATAAAAATAAAAAAGAATTTGCAATAAAAATCTACCTTACATTTTCAAGCGAATTTAAGCAGGGAATTTTAAAATATATTTTGGGAGATCCTAGATTTGAAAGCATAAAAATAGGAAACACACATAAGCTGATGTCGTTCTGGGCTAAAAAAGAGTACGTAAATCTAAAAAAGATGTACGAAAGCGGGGTTTCGGTCCCAAAACCTTACGCTCAAAACAGAAACATTGTAGTTATGGACTTCATCGGCGAAAATGGTGTAAGAGCGCCTCTGCTGAAAGAGTTAGGAGCAGATCTGGAAAACCCTGGAATTATATATAATGAAATAATCGAAAATATTAAGAAGATTGTGTGTAGAGCTAATCTTGTTCATGGAGATCTGAGCGAATATAACATTATGATATTTAATGATACTCCATTTATAATTGATGTATCTCAAGCCGTACATATTAAACATCCTAATGCGATAGATTTTTTATCAAAAGATATTGGTAATATTAACAGGTTTTTTAAGAGATTGTTCGACTTAAAAATTATTGAGGACAGAGAGTTAATTGAAGAGATAAAAAAATGCATGGAGGAGTGAAGATGTCTAAAAGTAGCATTTCAAGGGCTTATGAGTTAGTTCCAGAAGAAAGAATAGGGGCAGTGATAGGACAAAACGGTAAGGTTAAAGAAATGATAGAGCAGGCTACCTCTACTAATATAAAAATTGAAAGCAACACTGGAATTGTATACATAGAGCCAAGAGATGAAAACACAAAGGCAGATAGCATAATTAAGGCCAAAGAGATTATAAGAGCCATAGCTATTGGCTTCACCCCAGAGGAGGCTTTTAGACTTCTTGACGAGGACCAAATTCTGATAGTAATAAACCTTAAGGAAATTAATGAAGACCCGAACGGAATTAAAAGGATTAAATCAAGAATAATTGGAGAAGAAGGAAGAACTAGAAAAATTATAGAGGAAACTACTGGTTCAAAG harbors:
- a CDS encoding beta-ribofuranosylaminobenzene 5'-phosphate synthase family protein, whose translation is MIYVEAGSRLHLGFYNIKEGNWFYGSLGVYIEEPKTIVKIEEKKSDEYKKEEAKIFRYHLNICGEGNVSYSIVTSPPSQKGLGSTTQLSLSIAKGLSVICSKKINLKKIAVLAGRGTISGIGIYGFIYGGFLVDSGRFSKENKLEPPSKVKDLPQLITRISFPYGWKVVIIVPRKKIGLKEEDEKFMLSPNEEKELGRKLRLSLWEKTIRGLISKNIGLFGKGIEDIQKHMGEYFSKYQGGEFSSEETEKAVEVLRHSGTVGIGQSSWGPAAYGFYEVEKEEEIRKKIEKEIYKKDIDADVYFSGIRNHGYKIREKL
- a CDS encoding tRNA(Ile)(2)-agmatinylcytidine synthase, with the translated sequence MKHLAITLDGYDTNFSGCTTHYTIFLIKKILKEINGAKLVKGPYLVRLNPNIPLKTRGNASVSFLVDVSSGSSVEKILSLHRRYSEKYSSTNERNGKGTILISEDPVDIVKKEAYNIYKKALSDYVPIIEGIRFADKFGLVFEGEKSIIGAVSALGYMYSGDDSTFELLAYRMPGETGERKIDNLTAGKVLLSYKTLFNNFDEKRKLLVASPKGPDPVLIGIRGYEPKDMVDAFYKLKIEEKIWEWCIFKTNQHTDAHKVFRRINDLRVYQAAYIYGTVTKKPEVKKGGHVLIEVSDGSGTIDVIFYSETNPMNEIASRLKEGDNIGILGGAVEKKDEGIIFEAEKLWVYFLSPTVKELNPLCPKCGKRLKSAGKGKGYKCDNCGFKTSEKLEKIKIIEKRDILFGPYTPRSGRIRHLVKPASLESIVLPKANDDIGNRTCSF
- a CDS encoding serine protein kinase RIO: MRKLDLIKISGVVSAGKESRVYRGIDKNKKEFAIKIYLTFSSEFKQGILKYILGDPRFESIKIGNTHKLMSFWAKKEYVNLKKMYESGVSVPKPYAQNRNIVVMDFIGENGVRAPLLKELGADLENPGIIYNEIIENIKKIVCRANLVHGDLSEYNIMIFNDTPFIIDVSQAVHIKHPNAIDFLSKDIGNINRFFKRLFDLKIIEDRELIEEIKKCMEE
- a CDS encoding MoaD/ThiS family protein; the encoded protein is MVEITLIANLIEKVGSEKINVKAEKLSEALKFLIPKLPDILDLEGKPSGNYIFLLNGADYRVFGDDPVVKDSDKVTIIPVSHGG
- a CDS encoding phosphoribosyltransferase; protein product: MSADNKFLTLKWEDIENAVAAISEKIIESNFNPNVVVGILRGGWIPARIFADFLGIKDIGAIEIKFYKGIEEKMERPVITQPLVLDIRNKNVLLVDDVADSGKSLQTALSAINFYGPKNLKTVSLYVKPWSVIIPDYYYGETDKWIVFPWEKRETIEALVQAEYKIISRATIDVEKISKEFSDKLGLSYEEVKRIITLIISERSFFNPETIH
- a CDS encoding SagB/ThcOx family dehydrogenase; translated protein: MSLEEAILNRSSKRSFKKDPLKFEHLSIILWSAQGLVESKKQGLAKRVAPSAGATYPFEVFVAIGENSICEGPQIISGIYKYISEEHSIKLKLEGDKRDDLARAAYSQNSIVQAPISIILVAKYEITTQVYGDRGIRYVHFEAGHIGQNIYLMATALGLGTVAIGAFDDDAVSEVLHLEKEEKPLYIFPIGFPKSISKRSFDLF
- a CDS encoding 30S ribosomal protein S17e, translated to MGKVRTAMVKRTARKLITAHPDLFTEDFEENKQLIRKLVDVNSKRVSNKIAGYITHLVKVTKQRGELQ
- a CDS encoding DUF367 family protein, which encodes MQNYCSNLKIYVYRISEDYYKASTAVKLYKLKVATRVGDPRKLRGKFIVLDPFSQKVISKDDISYNLNGILVVDRSWNKILEKGGEVFPFKFGVRRRLPIFIASNPINYGIAYKLSSAEALAAALIILGCIERAKEILSYFKWGENFFSLNSKLIIDYVKASNEKDVLEIEEEFIKDIQGR
- a CDS encoding KH domain-containing protein, translating into MSKSSISRAYELVPEERIGAVIGQNGKVKEMIEQATSTNIKIESNTGIVYIEPRDENTKADSIIKAKEIIRAIAIGFTPEEAFRLLDEDQILIVINLKEINEDPNGIKRIKSRIIGEEGRTRKIIEETTGSKVVIGESAIGIIGDFEQASIAERAIRMLIDGKPHSVVYSYLEREARRLKKRRITGLWKTYGEEQGGKGL
- a CDS encoding Lrp/AsnC family transcriptional regulator translates to MPSAIVLINAEIGSEEEVFNDITKINEVTEAYVVYGVYDVIAKVEADTMDKLKEIIASHIRKLPKVRSTLTMIVVEGKELKRK
- a CDS encoding translation initiation factor aIF-1A, which codes for MSKKEEGSRNEFPRPDESSVVCVVEKILGGDHFIAKCSDGKKRLTRIPGRLRRKMWIKERDVVLVAPWDMQSDTKADLLYKYSNNEVRKLVQEKLIPPELLEGA